The following DNA comes from Streptomyces sp. Ag109_O5-10.
TATGCACGGCCGACAGAAACCGGCCATTGGCGCCCGACAAACGGAACCGGCCATGAACTCGCCGCCGCCGGAGCGCGCTGGAATCACGGTGCAGCGAACCCGGAAATCGTGTGGATCTTGGTCCGAAACTGTGGACAACTCGACGGTTGTGAATATCGCCGTCACCCATACCGGTGAGCCTCGTTCTGGGGCCCGTGCGACTTCCACAGCGCAGCGCCACGACTACCCAAAGTGACGGATCATGGGCATGCGAGAAGGGCGGCCGAAGCCGCCCAGCCTGGGGCCCGTGGCCCGAGAGAGAGGAGGAAAACCCATCCGGACATGCGACGACCCCCACCGGGGGGGAGAGTGGGGGTCGTCTCCACGGCCGACTCGGGGGGGGAGGAGCCGGACCGGGTTAGCACGGTCGCGAACGATCCGTGACTTCCATGGTGTACCCGAGAGCCCTCTCAGGCAAACCCACGCGCCCCACCTTACGCCGAATGGTGGGCGCCTATGCTCGGGGGCGTGGAAAGCCACTCCTTGCCCCGCACAGCGGCCTTCTTTGACCTGGACAAGACGGTCATTGCGAAGTCGAGCACGCTCACGTTCAGCAAGTCGTTCTACCAAGGCGGTCTGATCAACCGCAGGGCGGCGCTGCGCAACGCGTACTCCCAGTTCGCCTTCCTGGTCGGCGGTATGGACCACGACCAGATGGAGCGCACGCGCGCGTACCTGTCCGGCCTCGTCCGTGGCTGGGATGTCCGGCAGGTCAAGGAGATCGTCGCCGAGACCCTGCACGACCTGATCGACCCGATCATCTACGACGAGGCCGCCTCCCTCATCGAGGAGCACCACAAGGCCGGCCGGGACGTCGTCATCGTCTCCACCTCGGGCGCCGAGGTGGTCGAGCCGATCGGTGAACTCCTCGGCGCCGACCGGGTGGTGGCCACCCGCATGGTCGTCGGCGACGACGGCTGCTACACCGGCGAGGTGGAGTACTACGCGTACGGGCCGACCAAGGCGGAGGCCGTCCGGGAGCTGGCCGCCTCCGAGGGGTACGACCTGGACCGCAGCTACGCGTACAGCGACTCGGCGACCGACCTGCCGATGCTCCAGGCCGTCGGGCGTCCGCACGCCGTGAACCCGGACCGCGCGCTGCGCCGCGAGGCCCTCGCCCGCGGCTGGCCGATCCTGGACTTCCACCGGCCGGTGCGGCTCAAGCAGCGGATCCCCACGCCTCCGCGGCCGGCCCTGGTCGCCGCGGCGGCCATAGGAGCGGCGGCCGCCACCGCGGGCCTGGTCTGGTACGCGAGCAGGCGCCGGAGCACGGTCGCCTGAACCGGCACCCCGCCCCCGACCCTCGGCACTCTTCACCCGTTCGGCCTATCGACGCCCCTTTCGATCGCCTTTGAACCCAAAAGTAAAGAACTGTAGGCGGGGGTTCCGCTTGCTCCGGGCTTGCAGTACAAAGGGGTTAGCGGCCCGCGAGACCAAAGGACATCCGAGAGGATCACCTTTAAAACGCATTTGGCCCCACGGACCGAGCATGAACACCGGGCACCCACGCGACGTCGACCCGTCGATTACGGGCCAGCCGCACCAGGTGACGGGCAAAGTACCCGACCTGATGGGCAACACATCGAGGACGCTTGGTAACCCGGTGAGCATGCCAGCGGCGGTACGAGCCCTCGTACCGCCGCAACCCTTTCCCGGGGCCCCGCGCGGCTTTCCGGACGGCTCCTACGCCGCCCCGCGCTGCAGCGCCTCGCACACCGCCGTCGACTCGCGCACGCCGAGTTCGACCGCCCGCCCGCAGTGCGCGATCCAGGCCGCCATCCCTTCCGGAGTACCGGAGACGTAGCCGTCCAAGGCCGCCAGGTAGGAGGCACGGCCCAGTTCGGCGTGGCCGACCTCGGCGGGGCAGATCGCCTTGGGGTCGAGGCCGCTGCCGATCAGCACGATCCGCTCGGCCGCGCGGGCGACCAGCCCGTTGCAGGAGGTGAAGGGCCGCAGCGCGAGCAGTTCGCCGTGCACCACCGCGGCCGTGACCAGCGCGGGTGCCGCACTGCCCGCGACGACGAGTTCGGAGAGCCCTTCAAGGCGCGCAGACACCTCGTCGGCGTCCGGCAGTTCACGTTCCACCAGCGGCTCGTCGACGCGCTCGCCGACTCGCCGCGGCCGGCCGACCTCGTCGCCACCGGTCGCGGCCGCCACGAGGTGCAGCCTGGCCAGCACCCGCAGCGGTGACTGCCGCCAGATGGACAGCAGCTGACCCGCCTCCGCGGTCAGCCGCAGGGCCGCGCCGACCACGCGCGCTTCGCCGTCCACACCGAAGTCGGAGCGCCGCCGTACCTCCTCCAGCGCCCAGTCGGCACCGGACAGCGCGGCACTGCCCCGGGCGGCCCGCAGCGCGGCCTCCGAGGTGACGGCATTGCTGCGGCGCCGCATGACCCGATGCCCGTAGACCCGGTCCACGGCCTTGCGCACGGACTCCACGGACTCGGCCACCCCGGGCAGCGCGCCCAGGGCCGCGAGCGGATCGGCGGTCGCACCTGTCGTACTCATGAGTACGACAGTACGCACCGCACCCCGGGGCTCCACGAAGGAGTGGTCTTCTTCACTCCACATGACACGCACCGCCACCATACGACTACTCTTCGTGAACATGAAAATTGCTTTCGTCGGGAAGGGCGGCAGCGGCAAGACCACGCTCTCCTCCCTGTTCATCCGCCATCTGGCGGCCGTCGGCGCGCCGGTCGTCGCCGTCGACGCCGACATCAACCAGCACCTCGGCCCCGCGCTCGGCCTCGACGAGACGGAGGCGGAGGCACTGCCCGCGATGGGCGAACGGCTCTCCCTGATCAAGGACTACCTGCGCGGCCACAACCCGCGCATCGCCTCCGCCGCGACCATGATCAAGACCACCCCGCCCGGCGAGGGTTCGCGGCTGGTCCGGGTGCGGGAGCCCAATCCGGTGTACGACGCCTGCGCGCGGCCGGTGGAACTCGACGGCGGTGCCGTCCGTTTGATGGTCACCGGACCCTTCACGGAGGCCGACCTGGGGGTCTCCTGCTACCACTCCAAGACGGGAGCGGTGGAGCTGTTCCTGAACCACCTCGTCGACGGCCCCGACGAGTACGTCGTGGTGGACATGACGGCGGGCTCGGACTCCTTCGCCTCCGGCATGTTCACCCGCTTCGACATCACGTTCCTCGTCGCCGAGCCGACCCGGAAGGGGGTCTCCGTCTACCGCCAGTACAAGGAGTACGCCGGGGACTTCGGCGTCGTCCTGAAGGTCGTGGGCAACAAGGTGCAGGGGCAGGAGGACATCGACTTCCTGCGCTCGGAGGTCGGGGACGACCTGCTGGTCACGGTCGGGCACTCGGACTGGGTGCGCGCCATGGAGAAGGGCCGCCCGCCCCGGTTCGACCTCCTGGAGAACCCCAACTCCCGTGCTCTGCACACCCTGAAGGTGGCCACCGACGCGACGTACCAGCTGCGGGACTGGGAGCGCTACACCCGGCAGATGGTCCACTTCCACCTGAAGAACGCCCTGTCGTGGGGTAACGAGCGCACTGGGGTCGACCTGGCGACGCAGATCGACCCCGGCTTCGTGCTCGGCGAGGGAGTGGCCGCCACCGCCTGACGGGCGGCGGCCCCGGCTCCGCGCCTACTGCTTGACGGCCGGCGCCCCGGGCACCCCCTTCGGTGCCGGGGCGGGACGGCCGGACAGGAAGGACTCCCAGCCCTGCCGCGGGGCCTCGCCCACGTTCAGGGTGCGCAGCCTCGCCAGGACCTTCGGGTCCTGGGCATCCAGCCAGTCGGCCAGCTGCCGGAAGGAGACGCAGCGCACCTCGGGCTTGTTGCACACGTCCGCGACGACCTCGTCGAGGGCACGCATGTAGGTGCCGCCGTTCCAGGACTCGAAGTGGTTGCCGATGACGAGCGGTGCGCGGTTGCCGTTGTAGGCCCGGTTGAAGCCCTGGAGCAGCCCGTCGCGCATCTGGTCGCCCCAGTAGTCGTACTTGTCGGGGTCACCCTGGGTCGACGTGCCGGACTGGTTGACCATGAAGTTGTAGTCCATGGTCAGCTGCTCGTAGGTGTGGCCGGGGAAGGGGACGAGCTGCATCGACAGGTCCCACAGCCCCTCCCTCTTCTTGGGCCACACCTGGTCGTTGACACCACTGGTGTCGTAGCGGAAGCCGAGTTGGCTCGCCGCTTTCACGAAGTTCTTCTGGCCCTCCAGGCAGGGGGTGCGGGCGCCGATGAGCTCCTTGTCGTAGTCGAAGGGCAACGGGGCGGCGTCCTTCATGCCGGTGTTGGTCTTCCAGGTCTTCACGAACTGCTTGGCCTGCGCGATCTCGCTCTTCCACTCGGCCACCGACCACTCGCCGACCCCGCCGTCGGGGCCGCAGAAGTGCCCGTTGAAGTGGGTGCCGATCTCGTTGCCCTCCAGCCAGGCCAGCCGTAGCTGTTTGGCCGTGTCGGCGATGCCCTGCTCGTCGTTGAAGCCGATCTCGGAGCTGCCGGGCGAGTGCTGCGGGGGCCGGTACAGGTCACGCTTCTCCTCGGGCAGCATGTAGACGCCGCTGAGGAAGAACGTCATGTTCGCCTTGTTCTCCTTGGCGACCTTGCGGAAGTGCGAGAACAGCTTCTGGCTGTCCTCGCCCGAACCGTCCCAGGAGAACACCACGAACTGCGGTGGCTTCTCACCGGCCTTGAGCCGCTCGGGCCGGGGCAGATGCGGCTGCGCCCCGGTGTACGCGGTGGACCCGTCGCCGATCAGACGGACCACGCTCTGGGGCGCCGGCGCTCCCTTCTGCGGTCCGGGTGCCCCTTGCTCGGAGTTGGTACCGGTCGAGCAGCCGGCGACCGACGCGGCACAGGCCGCGGCGGCCACGGCACCGACCGCAATCCTCTGGGTGGCGGCCAATTCCGCTCACCTTCTTCCTTCTCTCGGCTAACGCCGATGACGGCGTTTCATGGCGATGTGCCGGATATCTGCCGACAGCGCGGCCAAGATCGCATAGGACCGAGAGA
Coding sequences within:
- a CDS encoding HAD family phosphatase encodes the protein MLGGVESHSLPRTAAFFDLDKTVIAKSSTLTFSKSFYQGGLINRRAALRNAYSQFAFLVGGMDHDQMERTRAYLSGLVRGWDVRQVKEIVAETLHDLIDPIIYDEAASLIEEHHKAGRDVVIVSTSGAEVVEPIGELLGADRVVATRMVVGDDGCYTGEVEYYAYGPTKAEAVRELAASEGYDLDRSYAYSDSATDLPMLQAVGRPHAVNPDRALRREALARGWPILDFHRPVRLKQRIPTPPRPALVAAAAIGAAAATAGLVWYASRRRSTVA
- a CDS encoding Fic family protein, which encodes MSTTGATADPLAALGALPGVAESVESVRKAVDRVYGHRVMRRRSNAVTSEAALRAARGSAALSGADWALEEVRRRSDFGVDGEARVVGAALRLTAEAGQLLSIWRQSPLRVLARLHLVAAATGGDEVGRPRRVGERVDEPLVERELPDADEVSARLEGLSELVVAGSAAPALVTAAVVHGELLALRPFTSCNGLVARAAERIVLIGSGLDPKAICPAEVGHAELGRASYLAALDGYVSGTPEGMAAWIAHCGRAVELGVRESTAVCEALQRGAA
- a CDS encoding ATP-binding protein, coding for MKIAFVGKGGSGKTTLSSLFIRHLAAVGAPVVAVDADINQHLGPALGLDETEAEALPAMGERLSLIKDYLRGHNPRIASAATMIKTTPPGEGSRLVRVREPNPVYDACARPVELDGGAVRLMVTGPFTEADLGVSCYHSKTGAVELFLNHLVDGPDEYVVVDMTAGSDSFASGMFTRFDITFLVAEPTRKGVSVYRQYKEYAGDFGVVLKVVGNKVQGQEDIDFLRSEVGDDLLVTVGHSDWVRAMEKGRPPRFDLLENPNSRALHTLKVATDATYQLRDWERYTRQMVHFHLKNALSWGNERTGVDLATQIDPGFVLGEGVAATA